In Waddliaceae bacterium, the following proteins share a genomic window:
- a CDS encoding sodium:solute symporter family protein, with product MPILYLHNIDKLVVTIYFVVVWAIGVRAREKKKPSAESYILAGRTLTLPAFVATLVATWYGGVLGIGEFCYRYGISSWIIMGVPYYLFAIIYAFVLAEKVRAKENLTIPERLYDHYGKATGFVGSILIFLHAIPAAKVLMLGVLIQLIFGIPMIAATTIGAFFSVVYIFAGGFKSVVKTDKIQFVLMMVSFALILPYAIHYTGGFEILKTKLPSENLTITGTHTIGYMSVWFCFALWTLIAPSFHQRCSAAKTPKIAKKGILISVVCWIFLDALMTATGLYARALLPNIDPILAYPMLAQKVLPPLVKGVFFAGFFAFIMSTIDSSFHIVATTFSHDIIRPRKKGVLTFRIGLIIAATAAVIIATLLPSVITIWYVVYTISIPALFLPIITSYFPKYCLKPMPTLAVMLSGGLLSLSWIICGWLYGTVSAPIYFYNIEPLYPGLIVSTVLYIFFVLLPSER from the coding sequence ATGCCTATACTATACCTTCACAATATCGATAAACTCGTTGTCACCATATATTTCGTCGTCGTCTGGGCGATAGGAGTACGGGCAAGAGAGAAAAAAAAACCTTCTGCAGAGAGCTACATCCTAGCAGGAAGGACGCTGACGCTTCCTGCCTTCGTCGCCACCTTAGTAGCAACATGGTATGGCGGCGTCCTCGGCATCGGAGAATTCTGCTACCGCTATGGCATCTCGTCATGGATAATAATGGGAGTGCCATACTACCTCTTCGCAATAATATACGCGTTCGTCCTCGCAGAAAAGGTCAGAGCCAAAGAAAACCTCACCATACCAGAAAGACTGTACGACCACTATGGTAAAGCTACAGGCTTCGTCGGAAGCATCCTTATCTTCCTGCATGCCATCCCCGCAGCAAAAGTCCTTATGCTCGGAGTACTTATACAGCTAATCTTCGGCATCCCCATGATAGCAGCAACGACAATAGGAGCTTTCTTCTCAGTAGTATATATCTTCGCCGGAGGATTCAAAAGCGTTGTGAAAACGGATAAAATACAGTTCGTACTTATGATGGTAAGCTTCGCACTGATATTGCCTTACGCAATACACTACACCGGTGGCTTCGAAATACTGAAAACTAAGCTGCCAAGCGAGAACCTTACAATAACAGGGACACATACCATAGGATATATGTCGGTGTGGTTCTGCTTCGCACTGTGGACGCTTATAGCACCGTCATTCCACCAAAGATGCTCCGCAGCAAAAACACCGAAAATAGCAAAAAAAGGGATCCTTATATCAGTAGTATGCTGGATATTTCTCGATGCACTAATGACAGCAACAGGGCTATACGCACGAGCCCTCCTGCCAAATATCGACCCAATACTAGCATACCCAATGCTTGCACAAAAAGTCCTGCCACCATTAGTAAAAGGAGTCTTCTTCGCAGGATTCTTCGCATTCATAATGTCTACCATCGATAGCAGCTTCCATATCGTAGCAACGACCTTCTCCCACGATATTATCAGACCACGCAAGAAGGGCGTGTTAACATTCAGAATAGGACTAATAATCGCTGCCACAGCCGCCGTCATCATCGCCACACTATTACCTTCTGTCATAACGATATGGTATGTCGTCTACACCATCTCAATACCCGCACTCTTCCTCCCAATAATAACTTCATACTTCCCAAAATACTGCCTAAAGCCCATGCCTACTCTTGCTGTCATGCTCAGCGGCGGACTACTCTCACTGTCGTGGATAATATGCGGATGGCTTTATGGCACCGTATCTGCTCCGATATATTTCTATAACATAGAGCCGCTATACCCTGGACTTATCGTCTCTACTGTGTTGTACATATTTTTTGTCTTACTGCCATCAGAACGATGA